A section of the Castanea sativa cultivar Marrone di Chiusa Pesio chromosome 12, ASM4071231v1 genome encodes:
- the LOC142619970 gene encoding putative Rho GTPase-activating protein At5g61530 — protein MPSAISPPWQEKASGFFSSSGVKIKSAGQSAGTFVGEVAKDAKGNFTDVAERVGTLVKSRWAFLQQPSTKQAMQERLISAAATTGTLLRKGVEETKDKVAVGKTKVEEVAKKTAQKSKTILTDIERWQKGVASTDVFGVPIEVTVQRQQSSKPVPHILVRCADYLILSGLNSPDLFKSEGDKKVIQQLVSIYNQDSNASLPEGVNPVDIAALAKCYLASLPEPLTTFELYDEIKGARSSIHSMRNILKRLPSVNYMTLEFITALLLRVSQKSLLNKMDARSLAMEMVPVIIWQKGRKPEFYRQYWNQPSKIPSKNLDQPPSYSAWDMLAEEGESVDASSLIPLDDGVPTDFGAIEVVQCLIEHHNAIFTDANVTTWR, from the exons ATGCCTTCAGCAATCTCGCCTCCGTGGCAAGAGAAGGCCAGCGGTTTCTTTTCTTCCTCAG GGGTGAAAATTAAATCCGCGGGTCAATCTGCTGGAACGTTTGTGGGGGAGGTTGCAAAGGATGCCAAAGGCAATTTTACAGATGTGGCGGAACGCGTTGGCACGCTGGTGAAAAGCCGGTGGGCATTCCTTCAGCAGCCTTCCACAAAGCAGGCCATGCAAGAACGCCTTATATCCGCGGCTGCTACCACGGGCACATTGCTTAGGAAAGGTGTTGAGGAGACCAAGGACAAGGTTGCTGTTGGAAAAACTAAAGTTGAAGAG GTGGCAAAGAAGACTGCACAAAAAAGTAAGACTATCTTGACAGACATTGAACGATGGCAGAAG GGTGTTGCTAGTACTGATG TATTTGGAGTTCCAATTGAGGTTACAGTGCAACGGCAACAATCCAGCAAGCCTGTTCCCCATATTTTGGTCAGATGTGCAGATTATCTCATATTATCAG GACTAAACTCACCAGACCTTtttaagtctgaaggagataaAAAAGTCATTCAACAATTGGTTTCAATATACAACCAAG ATTCAAATGCATCATTACCAGAAGGAGTAAATCCAGTTGACATAGCAGCTCTAGCTAAGTGCTACTTAGCTAGCCTTCCTGAGCCACTAACTACATTTGAGCTTTATGATGAGATCAAAGGTGCTCGTTCTAGCATTCATTCAATGAGAAACATACTGAAGAGGCTTCCTAGTGTAAACTACATGACCCTGGAATTTATCACTGCTCTGCTACTCCGCGTTAGCCAGAAGTCACTTCTTAACAAG ATGGATGCCCGGAGCCTTGCCATGGAAATGGTTCCTGTTATTATCTGGCAGAAGGGACGGAAACCAGAATTCTATAGGCAATATTGGAATCAACCATCCAAAATTCCTTCCAAGAACTTGGATCAACCGCCTAGTTACAGTGCATGGGACATGCTTGCTG AAGAGGGCGAAAGTGTTGATGCATCTTCTCTCATTCCCTTGGATGATGGCGTGCCGACTGACTTTGGTGCTATTGAAGTTGTTCAGTGCCTTATAGAACATCACAACGCAATTTTTACGGATGCAAATGTGACGACTTGGAGATGA